In the genome of Pediococcus claussenii ATCC BAA-344, one region contains:
- the yfmF gene encoding EF-P 5-aminopentanol modification-associated protein YfmF, translating to MKKEITNGVWLDVMPTSQFKTIRVEVHFLTKSNARLMAKRALISNILETSSKKYPDQVKVTHQLSEMFGAGFGAGISKRGRLHDLSFSIITANSTYLDTQDDLFKQGIDFLREIIFNPLVTNNRFDESVFETQKDNLLNYIDSATDDKQYYAMERLRELNFGTDAIQAIPSYGRRKELEKVNNQDLFAYYQQLLQEDFMQISVSGDIDAERVLNAFQGWDLTKRNFEIPELTAQFDKNSVVAVKTEKQMLNQSKLNLAFDFPVYLRDKNYFSAIIFNALFGGTPQSKLFLNVREKASLAYYASSTLDLLNGMLMVQTGIDSVNKEEVLKIVNEQVSEMKLKKPSEKELNEAKLGLVSDYLSSLDSQRTAHRRSLTNQIMGNVLSDQEWIEGIQGVKDSDVQRMAELMNLRAVYFLSGENNV from the coding sequence GTGAAAAAAGAAATTACAAATGGGGTTTGGCTGGATGTAATGCCAACTAGCCAGTTCAAAACTATCCGTGTTGAGGTTCATTTTTTAACAAAATCTAATGCTAGGTTGATGGCTAAAAGAGCATTGATTAGTAATATTTTAGAAACTAGTTCAAAGAAATATCCTGATCAGGTTAAGGTTACGCACCAATTATCAGAGATGTTTGGAGCCGGTTTTGGAGCCGGAATATCAAAAAGAGGGCGCTTACATGATTTATCTTTTTCAATCATTACTGCTAATTCAACTTATTTAGACACACAAGATGATCTGTTTAAACAAGGAATTGATTTTTTGAGGGAAATTATTTTTAATCCGTTGGTGACAAATAATCGTTTTGATGAATCGGTTTTTGAGACTCAAAAAGATAATTTATTAAACTATATTGATTCGGCTACTGATGATAAACAGTATTACGCGATGGAGCGATTGCGTGAATTGAACTTTGGTACAGATGCAATACAAGCGATACCGAGCTATGGTAGGAGAAAGGAGCTCGAGAAAGTTAATAACCAAGATTTGTTTGCCTATTACCAGCAACTTCTTCAGGAAGATTTTATGCAGATTAGTGTAAGTGGCGACATAGATGCTGAACGAGTTTTAAACGCATTTCAGGGCTGGGATTTAACAAAACGGAACTTTGAAATCCCTGAATTGACAGCACAGTTTGATAAGAACTCAGTGGTTGCTGTTAAAACTGAAAAACAAATGTTAAATCAATCGAAACTGAATCTTGCTTTTGATTTTCCGGTATATCTTAGAGATAAGAATTATTTTTCAGCAATTATTTTCAATGCCTTGTTTGGTGGAACCCCACAATCAAAATTATTTCTAAATGTTCGTGAAAAAGCTAGTTTAGCCTATTATGCAAGTTCAACATTGGATTTACTTAACGGGATGCTAATGGTACAAACCGGAATTGATTCTGTAAATAAAGAAGAAGTATTAAAAATTGTTAACGAGCAAGTTTCTGAAATGAAGCTGAAAAAACCATCTGAAAAGGAATTAAATGAGGCAAAACTAGGGCTAGTTTCTGACTATTTGTCCAGCCTAGATAGCCAAAGGACGGCTCACCGCAGATCGTTAACAAATCAGATTATGGGAAATGTTTTATCAGATCAGGAATGGATAGAGGGAATTCAAGGAGTAAAAGATTCTGATGTGCAACGAATGGCAGAACTTATGAATTTAAGAGCGGTTTACTTTTTAAGTGGGGAAAATAATGTTTAA
- the yfmH gene encoding EF-P 5-aminopentanol modification-associated protein YfmH: MFNKKYTDFSEELFTETLSNGLTVNLLPKKGFHKTYAIFTTNFGSMDNQMLINGNVEEVPAGTAHFLEHKLFEKKDYDAFELFSSNGADSNAFTSYSRTSYLFSATSNLRDNLNSLLDFVQIPYFSEKSVKKEQGIIGQEIEMYNDDPDWQLYMGILRNLFPEQALSTDIAGTVSSISEITPEILYKIHSQFYHPSNMNLFMAGNFNPNEAMGWIKNNQEQKSFSNFPDIKRTENINKAPIDSGEIVLEVARPKIMLGIKNIRLIPFDKKEKLRFLIALDLAFYLLLSSSSQTYLKLYDQRILDDSFGYEVNSEREFVFVTIGGDTENPERFEDAMRVALSKPDWSLLTSDFELAKREMIGRSISKMNSLEAIANSFEGKEYGNSTIFDEAKIYQNIKIDEVQKAFNWLMDGNKISSFRIKRK; this comes from the coding sequence ATGTTTAATAAAAAATATACTGATTTTAGTGAAGAGCTGTTTACCGAAACTTTAAGTAATGGATTGACTGTTAACTTATTACCCAAAAAAGGATTTCATAAAACATATGCGATTTTTACGACCAATTTTGGTTCAATGGATAACCAAATGTTAATTAATGGTAATGTGGAAGAGGTTCCGGCTGGAACAGCACATTTTTTAGAGCATAAGCTTTTTGAGAAAAAAGATTATGATGCATTTGAACTTTTTAGTTCAAATGGAGCAGATTCAAATGCTTTTACTAGCTACAGTCGGACTAGTTATCTTTTTTCAGCTACCAGTAACTTAAGAGATAATTTGAATAGTTTACTAGATTTTGTGCAAATTCCGTACTTTTCAGAAAAATCAGTAAAAAAAGAACAAGGAATTATTGGACAAGAAATTGAGATGTACAACGATGATCCTGATTGGCAATTATATATGGGGATTTTGCGCAACTTATTTCCTGAGCAAGCATTAAGCACGGATATTGCTGGAACTGTTTCTAGCATTTCTGAAATCACTCCTGAAATTCTATACAAAATCCATAGTCAATTTTACCATCCAAGCAACATGAACTTATTTATGGCAGGAAACTTTAATCCAAATGAGGCAATGGGGTGGATTAAAAATAATCAAGAGCAAAAAAGTTTTTCAAATTTTCCTGATATTAAAAGGACGGAAAATATAAATAAGGCACCAATTGATAGTGGTGAAATAGTATTAGAAGTGGCACGGCCAAAGATCATGCTTGGAATCAAAAATATTCGATTAATTCCATTCGACAAAAAAGAAAAATTAAGATTCTTGATTGCGTTGGATTTAGCGTTTTATTTGTTGCTCAGTTCGTCTTCTCAAACATATTTAAAGCTGTACGATCAACGTATTTTGGACGATAGTTTTGGGTATGAAGTTAACAGTGAACGGGAATTTGTATTCGTAACAATTGGTGGAGATACGGAAAATCCGGAACGATTTGAAGATGCTATGCGAGTTGCTCTCAGTAAACCTGATTGGAGTTTGTTAACGTCTGATTTTGAACTTGCTAAGAGAGAAATGATTGGACGCTCAATTTCTAAGATGAATTCATTAGAGGCTATTGCAAATAGCTTTGAAGGGAAAGAGTATGGGAATTCAACTATTTTTGATGAAGCAAAGATTTATCAAAATATTAAAATTGACGAAGTTCAAAAAGCATTTAACTGGTTAATGGATGGAAATAAAATTAGTTCTTTCAGAATTAAGCGAAAGTAG
- the ymfI gene encoding elongation factor P 5-aminopentanone reductase codes for MQFALVCGASGDIGGAIANDLANQGWSLYLQYNQNTERINEMLVKLANNFPKQEFIPVKCDFTKQKSVKNLVAQIFSLDAIIFAQGTSKYKLFSEFNENEIESMWLEHVRTPIMLVQSLVSKFSSKTGRIVFVGSVYGAVGSAMEVPYSMLKGAQSAFVNAYAKEVASLNITVNCVAPGAVNTKMNKDFTVEEQVNVENEIPMGRFAKPAEISSVVLNLLDARSSYITGQTIYVDGGWLK; via the coding sequence ATGCAATTTGCTTTAGTTTGTGGTGCAAGTGGAGATATTGGAGGTGCAATTGCAAATGATTTAGCAAATCAGGGATGGTCACTTTATTTACAATATAACCAAAATACCGAACGAATAAATGAAATGTTAGTTAAACTGGCAAATAATTTTCCAAAACAAGAATTTATTCCGGTTAAGTGTGATTTTACGAAGCAGAAAAGTGTAAAAAATTTAGTAGCACAGATCTTTTCATTGGATGCAATTATTTTTGCACAGGGTACATCGAAATATAAGTTGTTTAGTGAATTTAATGAAAATGAGATTGAAAGCATGTGGTTAGAACATGTTCGTACCCCAATTATGTTGGTTCAAAGTCTTGTGAGCAAGTTTTCTTCTAAGACGGGAAGAATTGTATTTGTTGGTTCGGTTTATGGAGCTGTTGGAAGTGCAATGGAAGTCCCATATAGCATGTTGAAAGGTGCTCAAAGTGCTTTTGTAAACGCTTATGCGAAGGAAGTTGCTTCACTTAATATTACAGTGAACTGCGTGGCTCCAGGGGCCGTTAATACTAAAATGAATAAAGATTTTACGGTTGAAGAACAAGTTAACGTAGAAAACGAAATTCCAATGGGAAGATTTGCAAAACCGGCAGAAATAAGCAGTGTTGTTCTTAACTTGCTTGACGCAAGAAGCAGTTATATTACAGGGCAAACTATTTACGTAGATGGTGGTTGGCTAAAATAA
- a CDS encoding helix-turn-helix domain-containing protein: MMSSKKYKNIGQRLRTARQQKGWTINDVHLKLQISARYLMALEAGAEEDLPGDYYTQSIIKQYADLLGISSEQITKMSVPKSVENWREEHREVDSRSERDANKRPSVIKGLIHQFPKLMATVLTAIILLLAWGAVNGASGHQSPVYAYKDATVIDHTKKVKKSFVNGKQEKELTPTQKVTMVKGTDPDQITIKTGSLKKIDLKLTVGSAQSWIMLNQESGTPETLYQGTVAAGDKQNFVLSKGQSYGLQIGNNKSVRGEFTNQIKIPSEPSVASIRNIKIKVK; the protein is encoded by the coding sequence ATGATGAGTTCAAAAAAATATAAAAATATTGGTCAAAGATTGAGAACTGCCCGTCAACAAAAAGGGTGGACGATTAACGATGTCCATTTAAAATTGCAAATTTCAGCAAGATATTTAATGGCTTTAGAAGCGGGTGCAGAAGAAGATTTACCTGGTGATTACTACACACAATCGATTATCAAACAATATGCTGATTTGTTGGGAATTAGTTCAGAACAAATCACGAAAATGAGTGTACCAAAAAGCGTTGAGAATTGGCGCGAGGAACACCGAGAAGTCGATTCCAGATCGGAGCGAGATGCCAATAAACGTCCATCAGTTATAAAGGGATTGATACACCAGTTTCCCAAACTAATGGCAACAGTTCTAACAGCAATAATACTTTTGCTGGCGTGGGGTGCGGTGAATGGTGCTTCCGGTCATCAAAGCCCGGTTTACGCATATAAAGATGCAACCGTAATTGATCACACTAAAAAGGTTAAAAAGAGTTTTGTGAATGGCAAGCAGGAAAAAGAGCTTACCCCAACACAAAAAGTTACAATGGTAAAAGGTACCGATCCTGATCAAATAACAATTAAAACGGGATCATTGAAGAAGATTGATTTAAAGCTTACAGTTGGAAGTGCTCAATCTTGGATTATGTTAAATCAAGAGTCGGGTACGCCGGAAACGTTGTATCAGGGTACAGTTGCAGCTGGTGATAAACAGAATTTTGTTTTATCTAAAGGTCAAAGTTATGGTTTGCAGATTGGTAACAATAAGAGTGTACGTGGTGAATTTACTAACCAAATTAAAATTCCAAGTGAGCCTTCAGTGGCCTCAATTCGAAATATTAAAATCAAAGTTAAGTAG
- the pgsA gene encoding CDP-diacylglycerol--glycerol-3-phosphate 3-phosphatidyltransferase, translating into MNLPNKLTVFRIILIPIFIILACMPEVGGSVNILGTSIAITKIWSAVVFAVASLTDFLDGQIARRQHLVTNFGKFADPIADKMLTMSAFVILVEMNMAPSWVVAIIVCRELAISGLRLIIVENDGQVLAAEMPGKIKTFSQMFAIIFLLLNNIFANFLHFGIGTILLYVCLFFTVYSGVDYFVKNRAIFSDSF; encoded by the coding sequence ATGAATTTACCAAATAAATTAACGGTTTTTAGAATTATTTTGATCCCAATATTTATTATTTTAGCTTGTATGCCAGAAGTTGGAGGTAGTGTTAACATATTGGGTACGTCCATCGCGATAACAAAGATTTGGAGTGCTGTAGTTTTTGCAGTGGCATCCCTTACTGATTTCTTAGATGGTCAAATTGCACGCCGTCAGCATTTAGTAACTAATTTTGGTAAGTTCGCTGATCCAATAGCTGATAAAATGCTAACTATGTCGGCGTTTGTCATTTTGGTTGAGATGAATATGGCACCATCATGGGTTGTTGCTATTATTGTGTGTCGTGAACTTGCAATAAGCGGGTTGCGCTTGATTATTGTTGAAAACGATGGACAAGTATTAGCTGCTGAAATGCCAGGAAAAATTAAAACTTTTTCTCAAATGTTTGCTATCATTTTCTTACTGTTAAACAATATTTTTGCGAATTTCCTTCATTTTGGAATTGGAACAATTCTCCTATATGTGTGCTTGTTCTTTACGGTATATTCAGGAGTCGATTATTTCGTTAAAAATCGCGCTATTTTTTCAGATTCATTTTAA
- a CDS encoding competence/damage-inducible protein A translates to MKAELISVGTEILLGEITDTNATYLSKSFADLGIEVMHRQTVGDNIERIDDALKLATGRSNLVVLIGGLGPTEDDVTKPALAQFLNKDLVQDKDALNKINKRFEMMGRSVTPNNLRQAWILDNAERLTNYNGLAVGMFESGNVNYVVLPGPPSEFRMMVDRSLIPVLKKHFNLQNNLVSKTLHFVGISESLLAEKLDDIIRYQTNPTLALYFKDTDVTVRITAEDDNRINAEKMVKDMENTVLKRVGQFYYSDEEIIDLHTFVAQQLIKRNISITAAESLTGGLFESTICSVSGVSAIFNGGFVTYSNQSKHDLVDVSSDLIQNNGVVSKEVAEAMASGARRKMNTKLSLSFTGVAGPGELEGHKAGNFWIGLALDSGEIYSEEFNVDGDREKVRQAAVNKAFEMILKFVLK, encoded by the coding sequence ATGAAGGCAGAATTAATCAGTGTTGGTACAGAAATCTTACTTGGAGAAATTACGGATACTAATGCAACTTATTTGAGTAAGAGTTTTGCGGACTTAGGAATTGAGGTTATGCATCGACAAACAGTAGGCGACAATATTGAAAGAATTGACGATGCGCTCAAACTTGCAACTGGAAGAAGCAATTTGGTGGTTTTAATTGGTGGATTAGGACCTACTGAGGATGATGTGACTAAACCGGCACTAGCTCAATTTTTAAATAAAGATTTAGTACAGGATAAAGATGCGTTAAATAAAATTAACAAGCGTTTTGAAATGATGGGAAGAAGTGTCACACCTAATAACTTACGGCAGGCTTGGATTTTAGATAATGCGGAGCGGCTAACAAATTATAATGGATTAGCAGTTGGAATGTTTGAATCAGGGAACGTAAATTATGTTGTACTTCCAGGTCCACCGAGCGAATTTAGAATGATGGTAGATAGATCGTTAATACCTGTCTTGAAAAAGCATTTCAATTTGCAAAATAATTTAGTATCAAAGACGTTGCATTTCGTTGGAATAAGTGAGTCTTTGCTAGCAGAAAAACTAGATGATATTATTCGGTATCAAACAAACCCAACACTCGCATTGTATTTCAAAGATACGGATGTTACGGTTCGTATTACAGCGGAAGATGATAATCGTATTAATGCCGAAAAAATGGTTAAAGATATGGAGAATACAGTTTTAAAAAGAGTTGGACAGTTTTATTATTCTGACGAAGAAATCATTGATTTGCATACTTTTGTGGCACAACAACTAATCAAGCGTAATATTTCAATTACTGCTGCAGAGAGCTTGACAGGTGGACTATTTGAAAGCACAATTTGTTCTGTTTCAGGGGTATCGGCAATTTTTAATGGTGGTTTTGTAACTTATTCTAACCAAAGTAAGCATGATTTAGTGGACGTGAGTTCAGATTTAATACAAAACAATGGCGTTGTTAGTAAAGAGGTTGCTGAGGCAATGGCTAGTGGTGCTAGAAGGAAGATGAACACTAAACTTAGCTTAAGTTTTACCGGGGTTGCTGGTCCAGGTGAACTTGAAGGACATAAAGCTGGTAATTTTTGGATAGGATTGGCGCTTGATTCTGGAGAAATTTATTCTGAGGAATTTAATGTTGATGGGGATAGAGAAAAAGTAAGACAGGCGGCCGTAAATAAGGCCTTTGAGATGATTTTAAAATTTGTTTTAAAATAA
- the recA gene encoding recombinase RecA yields MADERKTALDNALKKIEKNFGKGSIMRMGDAVDTKISTIPSGSLALDEALGVGGFPKGRIVEIYGPESSGKTTVALHAVAEVQKRGGTAAYIDAENAMDPVYAQNLGVNIDELLLSQPDTGEEGLEIADALVSSGAIDLVVIDSVAALVPRAEIDGEMGDAHVGLQARLMSQALRKLSGSINKTKTIALFINQIREKVGVMFGNPEVTPGGRALKFYATIRLEVRRAEQLKDGSDVIGNRVRIKVVKNKVAPPFRKAEVDIMYGHGISQTGELIDMAAEKEIVKKSGSWYSYGDDRIGQGRENAKQYLVDHPDVKEELFAKVREAYGIAEEGEETTKTKKEDDPSKLELN; encoded by the coding sequence GTGGCAGACGAACGAAAAACGGCATTAGATAATGCTTTAAAAAAAATTGAAAAGAATTTTGGTAAGGGGTCAATCATGCGAATGGGTGATGCGGTTGATACTAAAATATCAACAATTCCTAGTGGATCATTGGCACTTGATGAGGCTCTAGGAGTTGGCGGATTTCCCAAGGGTAGAATTGTTGAAATTTATGGCCCTGAAAGTTCAGGTAAAACGACAGTAGCACTACATGCTGTTGCTGAGGTACAAAAACGTGGCGGTACGGCTGCTTATATTGATGCCGAAAACGCAATGGATCCTGTATATGCCCAAAATTTGGGAGTTAATATTGATGAACTATTACTTTCACAGCCGGATACAGGAGAAGAAGGTCTTGAAATTGCTGATGCCCTTGTTTCTAGTGGGGCAATTGACCTAGTGGTTATAGATTCAGTTGCAGCGTTAGTACCGCGTGCTGAAATTGACGGAGAGATGGGTGACGCACACGTTGGATTACAGGCGCGTTTGATGTCTCAAGCACTTCGTAAACTATCTGGTTCAATCAATAAAACAAAGACAATTGCTTTATTTATTAATCAGATTCGTGAAAAAGTTGGTGTAATGTTTGGAAACCCAGAAGTAACTCCAGGTGGACGAGCATTGAAGTTCTACGCAACGATTCGATTAGAAGTAAGACGAGCTGAACAATTGAAGGATGGTTCAGATGTGATTGGAAATCGAGTACGTATTAAGGTGGTCAAGAATAAGGTCGCACCGCCATTCCGAAAAGCTGAAGTTGACATCATGTATGGGCACGGTATTTCTCAAACTGGTGAATTAATTGATATGGCTGCTGAAAAAGAGATAGTTAAAAAAAGTGGTTCTTGGTATTCATATGGGGATGACCGAATTGGACAAGGGCGTGAGAACGCTAAGCAGTATTTGGTTGATCATCCGGATGTTAAAGAAGAATTGTTTGCCAAGGTACGTGAAGCATATGGTATTGCTGAAGAGGGCGAAGAAACCACTAAAACAAAAAAAGAAGACGATCCAAGTAAACTTGAATTAAATTAA
- the rny gene encoding ribonuclease Y, which yields MRMTIFSIILAIIAIIIGYVAGYVFHKNIVEKQVDDANQSASSIIENARKQAETDRREALIEAKDESHKYRSDVEKELKKRRSEVQKQEDRLLQREEALDHKDSAIDKRESSLEKKEQRFNSEQKRLDDQQQRATALVNERQQELERVSNLSRDEAKDLILTETRDSLSDERALIIREGIAEAESQVKESSKKMLALAIQRGASDMATDTTVTVVSLPNDDMKGRIIGREGRNIRNFENTTGVDLIIDDTPEAVILSSFDPIRREIADIALKKLIQDGRIHPARIEEMVEKARKELDDTIRQTGEQTIFDLGIHSMNPELVKMVGRLKYRTAYGQNVLNHSVEVANLAGILAAELGEDVAVAKRAGLLHDIGKAAEHETDESHVQIGIDIAKKFKESSTVIDSIASHTGDQDPKYIISVLVNTANSISAARPGARSTTLQSYIHRLEKLENIANEFEGVKKSYAIQAGREVRVIVRPNKINDLKAVTLTHNIRKAVEKQLEYAGKVKVTVVREVRAVDFAK from the coding sequence ATGAGAATGACAATTTTCAGTATAATCCTTGCGATCATCGCTATTATAATCGGGTATGTTGCGGGATATGTTTTTCACAAGAATATTGTGGAAAAACAGGTTGATGATGCTAATCAATCTGCATCCTCGATTATTGAAAATGCTAGAAAACAGGCTGAAACGGATCGGCGTGAAGCTTTGATCGAAGCAAAAGACGAGAGTCATAAGTATCGTTCTGACGTGGAGAAAGAATTGAAGAAGCGAAGATCTGAAGTTCAAAAGCAAGAAGATCGATTGCTACAACGTGAAGAAGCGTTGGATCACAAAGATAGTGCAATTGATAAACGTGAGAGTAGTTTGGAGAAAAAGGAACAACGCTTTAACTCTGAACAAAAGCGATTGGACGATCAGCAGCAAAGGGCAACGGCACTCGTTAACGAACGACAACAGGAACTTGAAAGGGTTTCAAACCTTTCAAGAGATGAAGCGAAGGATCTAATTTTAACGGAAACAAGGGATAGTTTAAGCGATGAACGAGCGTTAATTATTCGTGAGGGAATCGCTGAGGCGGAAAGCCAGGTTAAGGAAAGCTCTAAGAAGATGCTAGCACTAGCAATTCAAAGAGGTGCCTCTGACATGGCTACTGATACAACTGTGACAGTTGTTAGTTTACCTAATGACGATATGAAGGGACGAATTATTGGTCGTGAAGGGCGCAATATTCGAAACTTTGAAAACACTACAGGTGTTGATTTAATTATTGATGATACGCCTGAAGCAGTTATCCTCAGTAGTTTTGATCCAATTAGAAGAGAGATTGCAGATATTGCGTTGAAAAAGTTGATTCAGGATGGTCGTATTCATCCAGCTCGAATTGAGGAAATGGTTGAAAAGGCTCGCAAGGAGCTTGATGATACTATTCGTCAGACGGGTGAGCAGACTATTTTTGACTTAGGCATCCATTCTATGAATCCGGAACTCGTTAAAATGGTTGGACGATTGAAATATCGGACAGCTTATGGTCAAAACGTTTTAAATCATTCTGTTGAAGTTGCTAATTTGGCTGGAATTCTAGCAGCTGAATTGGGCGAAGATGTTGCTGTAGCGAAACGCGCAGGGTTATTACACGATATTGGAAAGGCCGCAGAACATGAAACTGATGAGTCGCATGTTCAGATCGGTATTGATATAGCAAAGAAATTTAAAGAAAGTTCAACGGTTATTGATTCAATCGCTTCACACACTGGAGATCAAGATCCTAAGTACATTATTTCTGTCTTGGTAAATACTGCTAATTCTATTTCAGCAGCACGGCCCGGTGCTAGAAGTACAACGCTACAAAGTTATATTCATCGGTTGGAGAAACTTGAAAATATTGCAAATGAGTTTGAAGGTGTTAAGAAGAGTTATGCCATTCAAGCTGGGCGAGAAGTTCGAGTAATTGTTCGACCAAATAAGATCAACGATTTAAAGGCTGTTACTTTGACACATAATATTCGGAAAGCAGTTGAAAAGCAGCTCGAATATGCTGGAAAAGTTAAAGTCACAGTTGTTCGAGAAGTTCGAGCAGTTGATTTTGCTAAGTGA